GTGCAGGAGGGGTGTCCAGATACACCCGTTTGCTGTTCTCAAACTTCAAACCCGAGGCATAATTCTGGGCCGACAAATTGAAACTGGTGTGGCGCAGGTAACCCAGAGCAGCGGTGCGGTCTCCGGTGTAGTTCTTGAAGGTGGAGTTGCGGATCCCCACAGGTCCATCGTAGAACTGGAAGCCGGTGCGGGGTTCCAACTCTGGCACATCTCCAAGGGTGTTTTCGGTTTTGCCAATGAAGGTCCCTCCAGTCAGGTAAGCCCTGCTGGACGCAAAAATCGCCCCGATGTGGTTGTCGGTCAGGGTGGGGTTCAGCAGTTCCAGATAACCGCCACGAAACCAGACAGCCTGATCTGCGTGCTTGTACGCCAGAAAGTTCTGGAAACGGGCGGGCACAGGCAGGTTGGTCTTCTTGTCGATGTCAATGTTCTGGGAAGGGGTGGCTCTGGGTGCATAAAAACTGGTGCCCACCCCCATGCTGCTCAGGTTGGAGTGGTCTTTGCAGGTGTTTCTGGAAGCACTGTCCTGACAGAGGGTGCTGGTCAAACTGGTGTCCACAAACAGACCTTGCCAGTTGGAATGTGCAACGTTGCCATCAAAACCACCCAGAGCAGACCTTCTGGGGTAGATGCTGTCCATCCATGCCACATCCTGCGTACTCCGGCCAAAAGGCAGGGGTTTCTCTGGAAGGGCGTACCAGAAGCCCACGTGGGCTTCACTGGCCACATTTCCAGTCAGGGTGTTGCTGGGATGGGTGATCCAGTAGGCGGCTGGACGGTCATCGGTGGGAATCAGGCGGGCATTGTCCCTGAGGGCTTTGACCTGTGCCACCAGATTGTTTTTGAGGGTGTTGCCTGTCTCGGTGCCTTCTTCAAAGTAAACGCAGTGGCCGAGGCTGTTGTACATCACGTTGTTTTCCACATTCAGTTTGTTGGTGCCGTGAATGGTCAGGCAACGGTTGTAAGACCGCCAGATGCTGCTGTTCTTCACATAAGAACCCAGCCCTCCATCGGAAAGCTGGTGGAAGTGCACTGGATATCGCCCGAACACATTGCGTTGCCCCATGTCGCGGAACTCTGCCCCGTTGATGTGCACTTTGGAACCGGACATCGCCATCAGGTGGCCACCCATCTGCTTGTTGCCTGCCTCGGTGCCAGAGTCGAGGATGCTTTCATCGCTGCGCACCACCACATTGCGACTGAGGAGGCCCACTTCTGCCCTCTGGTTGACCCCAGAGGCATCTGTGCCCCAGTGCGCGTAACTGAGGGGCATGCTCAGGGTGAGGGTCTGTCCTTCGATCTTCTTGATCTGCCTGCGCTCGGTCTGGGATTTGGGGCTGTAAGGGTTG
This DNA window, taken from Deinococcus misasensis DSM 22328, encodes the following:
- a CDS encoding G8 domain-containing protein, with product MRKTIFLSCTLFLMACSSANVTTTPEPEGPLLWSNPKTWGGKVPAQGDTVTIPKDKTIVLDVSPPSLRGLEVDGTLSFDPKARLTLKTDYVMVHGTLQVGTEKEPVQGSAEIILTSNNLSDSIHNMGAKVLGVMGGTLELQGAVPTRTWTRLNGNVTAGSTTITVQDPINWKVGDEIIITSSSFYNPYSPKSQTERRQIKKIEGQTLTLSMPLSYAHWGTDASGVNQRAEVGLLSRNVVVRSDESILDSGTEAGNKQMGGHLMAMSGSKVHINGAEFRDMGQRNVFGRYPVHFHQLSDGGLGSYVKNSSIWRSYNRCLTIHGTNKLNVENNVMYNSLGHCVYFEEGTETGNTLKNNLVAQVKALRDNARLIPTDDRPAAYWITHPSNTLTGNVASEAHVGFWYALPEKPLPFGRSTQDVAWMDSIYPRRSALGGFDGNVAHSNWQGLFVDTSLTSTLCQDSASRNTCKDHSNLSSMGVGTSFYAPRATPSQNIDIDKKTNLPVPARFQNFLAYKHADQAVWFRGGYLELLNPTLTDNHIGAIFASSRAYLTGGTFIGKTENTLGDVPELEPRTGFQFYDGPVGIRNSTFKNYTGDRTAALGYLRHTSFNLSAQNYASGLKFENSKRVYLDTPPAPEFSNYEDPHDGYRGAVFYDQDGSVTGTANRHVTASTPFLTSDKCSFKAEWNAYTCDNTYMNLNIDVLDGTEVANTSSAYTVQRSDGKAIELWGVPNGNSKVQDGFETRLVATTGGNTPLYSYTLKSGTRNIPSKILVAATVDALPTDNGFVNIAAVPGTTGAWVKLTIPASGPVFVYRTWWFDENSGAGMLKVSNMLDILGENKGKAYYQDDAGVHVVLPITDPLKGRYVSVHVCKTKKCA